From the genome of Flavobacteriales bacterium:
CGACACAGAAATAAATCAAGATTCTAAAAATCAAGACGCACAATGTTTACATTAGAACAAATAGAATTGGCTCATAGCAAAGTAAAATCAGGAGCTGAGTTTCCAAAATATATAGAGGAAATTAAAAAAATTGGAGTTGCTGCTTTTGAAACTTGGGTTTTTGATAGCCACACAAATTATTTTGGGTTAAACGACTTTCAAACAAAATCTAAACCCAAATATGATAATCTGACAATCGCTTCAAATAGCGACAAAGACAAATTCAGCCAGTATTTAAAAATTCACCAAAGAGGAGAAACAGACTATTTTACTTTTTGTAATCATTGTGCCGAAACCGGTATTGAAAAATGGATTGTTGACCTTGATAAAATGACTTGTATCTATTATGACAAGGCTGAAAAAGAAATATTAATTGAAAAAGTTCCTTCTCTATAAAAGCAAATAGCCGCAAAAGGATAATATCCCAAGCCCCCCGCCCGCCCAAGTCTTCCGAAGGCGCTGCACTGAGCTTGTCGAAGCTGACGATTTGTGCGGAACGAAGTACGATCATCTTCTTTTATGCAAGCATTTTTGCAGCACCCACCCTCTAGCCCGCTGGCCCGCGTTCAATGTCATTAAGTTAAGCCGTTTGAGAGATTGCTCAACTTTTAGGTACTGACAAATTAAGACCTGTGTTCTTTTCGCAAACCCTCCAAGGTCTTAAGCATCCACAGTTGGTAGCGTTCCATTAATTCCTCGCCATCGGCACCGATCATCGGTTCGCCAAAAGCGATATGGGCCTTCGTGCTCCATCTACTGAAATTGCGGAAGAAATGAGCGCCCATGTTGTCATCGCCTACCCAAGCCAGTGCCGGATTTTCATAAAAGATGGCCACCGGAATGATGGGAAACCCTTCTTCAGATGCGTTGAAGAACATGCCGGGTTTCAAGGGCAAGAGTCCATTACCGTCTCCCGTGGTACCCTCAGGAAAAATGATGACCGATCGACCTTTCCTAATACGTTCTGAAATTTCATTCTTGGTCTTTTGTCGGCTTTCCTTGCTGCTTCGGTCCACGTAAACGGTATTCACTGCACTGGCACCCCACCCAACTAAAGGCATCTTTTTCACTTCGGCCTTGGCCACAAAAACAGTGATGGCATACTTGGGGATGAGCCAAATATCGATGTACGATTGATGGTTGCTCATCATCAAACCAACATCAGGTTTGTTTCCATGAAGCACCGTTTTTACACCGAACACACGAAGCATCGCTACCGACCAGAATCGTTGTGTGCCCAAAGCCCATTGGTGGCCGCCAAAAATGGAACCCACCAAGGCCACAACTGTACACAGCAGCGTAAACAAAACGAAAACCAAGGACCGGATTGCAATAAGTATCACCCCCATGAACAGTTGTTTAATTTCGCTACAAATAACTAAACCCTTTTCGACATGAAAAACTTGGCATTGGCAGTGGTTCTGATTCTAGGACTTTTTGGAATATCGGCCAACTTGGAAAACGACACAAAGATCGGTTATGTATACATGGACCTGGTACTTAGCAAAATGCCCGAAGCAGTGGAGATGAACAAGATCCTTGAAAAATACAGCGCTGAAAAAGCGGCCAAGTTGAGCAAAAGCAGCGCAATTGTAGAAGGCAAGATTGAGGAAATGAGCAAAAAAGAGAAGGCCGGAGAATTGACAGAAGCAGGACGCATCATTGCGGAAAACGAGATTGCAAATCTCAAGATGGGTCTTGAAAAACAGACCACAATCAACGAACAGGAACTTTACGAAAAGAGAGTCCAACTCTTGACTCCCATTGCCAAAAAATTGGAAGCATCGATGGATAAAGTGGCTGCAAAATTGGGTTACAAATACGTACTCAATTCATCAGATGGAACTGGGAATTCCATCGTAATTGTAGCACCAGAGGCAGATGACCTTACCCAAGAGGTGATGGAAGACCTTGAGATCAGATTAGATTGATTACTTGAACGGATTGCTTTGCCTAAAAAGGTTTGAAATCAATTGATCTCTGTTCGAACTCTGAACATACATTTCTCCGTTGACCATTGACGAAAAATACATGCTTCGTTGTATTGAACTGGCGCAGTTAGGCGCTGGTTCGGTAGCTCCCAATCCGATGGTTGGCTGCGTCATTGTACACAACGGAAGTATCATCGGTGAAGGTTACCACCGCAAAATAGGCGAAGCACATGCCGAAGTAAATGCCATCAATGCTGTGGCTGATGCTTCGCTATTACCTCAAGCCACGCTGTATGTGAGTTTGGAGCCATGCGCACATTTTGGAAAAACACCACCTTGCGCCAATCTGATCATAGAGAAAAAGATAAAACGTGTGGTCATTGCGTGCCTCGATCCATTTGCACAGGTAAATGGCGCGGGCATCAAACGATTGATGGATGCTGGTGTTGATGTTCGACTTGGAGTTTGTGAGCGAGAAGCCCTCGAATTGAACAGACGCTTCATCACATTTCATCGAAAAAAAAGACCTTACATCATTCTTAAATGGGCAGAAACCTCAAACGGATCTGTAGATGATCTGAGAACAGATTCAAGCGAAACTCCGTTGAAGATCACCTGCGAAGCGGCCAACATATTGGTTCACAAATGGCGATCGGAAGAAGCTGCCATCATGGTTGGAGCAAAAACTATCAAACAAGACAACCCCAGTTTGACCACCCGAAAATATGCAGGTAAGAATCCAATAAGAATCGTTTTAGATTCCAAATTTGGAATTCCCGAAAACGCCCAGGTTTTGGATGGCGTGGCGGAAACACTTGTTTTCACAGAAAGCCAAACAGGATTTGAAAGCAACAACCATGAGTTCGTTACAGTAGCTGACACACGAAATCTGGAATCGGTTTTGACTGAACTTCATAATCGCAACATTCAGTCTGTAATCGTAGAAGGTGGCCCAACCTTGCATCGTTCTTTCTACGAAGCTGGTCTTTGGGACGAAATAAGAAGGTTTGTTGCTCCCATTTCAGTTTCTCAAGGAGTAAAAGCACTGCAGGTGAGCGAATTCGCAGAAGAAGAATTGGTGGTTGGCGATGACCGACTTTTGATCTACCGAAACCGATGATTCCTTTAGCACTCAGTATTCTTTCCTCTTCGGTATTGTTGGTCATATTCAAGTATTTCCAAAAGTTCGGAGTCAACACCTTTCAGGCCATCACGGTCAATTATGTCGTTGCTGCCTCGCTTGGTTATATGATGACACCCGAGCATTTTTCGATGGCTGAACTGACGCACAAACCTTGGGCACTTAGCGCTGTACTTATCGGTTCAGTCTTCATAGGCATGTTCTACATCATGGCGCTTTCATCTCAGAAAGTTGGCATTGCAGTAAGTTCGGTGGCCAATAAGATGTCGTTAGTGATACCAGTAGTTGCTGGTTTCATTCTTTACAACGAAACAATGGGCGCGCTTAAAATTACTGGGATCGTGTTGGCAGTGATTGCAGTGGTGATGGTGACCTTTACCAAAACCAAACTGGAAGTTGAATCGAAATACCTCGTTTTACCGTTCATCATATTTCTTGGTAGCGGCTTTTTGGACACTATTTTCAAATATGTACAAACAACGCAGTTGGCAACTGGGGAAATTGAGATTTTCTCCGCCTCATTGTTTTTGATGTCGGCCATTGTTGGCAGCAGCATTCTCATCGCAAAGCGAGTATTCAAAGGCTCAGTGCTGGAAACAAAAAGCATTATCGCTGGCTTTGCTTTAGGCGTGCCTAATTATTTTTCCATTCACTTTCTACTGAACGCGCTCAATCTACCCAACCTCGAAAGCACGGTCGTTTTTCCCATTAACAATACGGGTATTGTACTTCTCAGTACCTTGCTTGCCATATTGCTTTTCCACGAAAAACTATCAAAACTGAATTGGGCCGGTGTAGCGCTTGCTGTAGCTTCCATTTCGCTAATTGCCATTGTATGAGAATTCTACTTGCCTTTTTCTGTTCGGTATTAACCATAACCACATCTGCTCAAAACAGATTGAAACTGGTAATGGACACCAAACCTGTAGGCAGCGTTATCCGCATTTCCAAGTATTTGGGCGATATGGAAATTCCGCTAGACAGCGTACGCTACCGCGGAGAAGGTGAGATTGATTTCATCTATGACAACCGCTACTCCGATGGCGTTTACGTGGTGGAGATCAGCAGCCTAGAATCGTTTCAATTTGTATTGGTGGCACACGAGAACATTGTGGCGCACATTTACGAAAGCGGTTCTGGCATGGCTTTCAAACCTGATGGCTCGAAAGAGAATGATGCATTCAACATCATGATGAATCTATCTGAAGTGTATTCAAAAAGCATGGATACGCTCTCGATGGCTACCAATTACCTATCCAATTTTGCACCACGACATCAAGCACTCAGCGATTCGTTGAATGATGTGTACCACAGGATTGCGGAAGCCTACAATAACTCGCTAGGACTTCTCAGTAATCTGTTTCCCAACAGCTATGCCGCGTCGGTTTTAGCTCCGCTGGATAAGATTCCATTGCGTAGTCAAAAGCGAGAATGGGAACAGAAATTCGACAACGATGCTGCCTTCGGTCATGTACATTATTTCAACCACATCGATTTTTCGGATGAGCGCATCATCACCAATCCATTTCTGCCGAATAAGGTGCTCGATTATCTCTACAATTACACAGAACGTTCTGAAACCGGATTGCAAGCAGCTATTGATAAACTCTTGTCTTTCCCAAACCTGCATCCGAAGGTTCAGGCTTTTATGATCGATCTTCTTATCGATTTCTTCACCGATAAGGAAGCGCTGGAATATGTCGACTATTTGAACCGAAATTATCTTGGTAGCTGCGATCTGCCTTTGTCTGCTCAAACGCTTGAGAAAATTGAAAAAGCAGTGAAGTTCAAACCTGGCGATCAATTGCCTGAACTTAAAATGCCTGACCAAACAGCTCATTTGGTTCCGCTTAGCGCCATGAACAGCAAACTGAACGTGGTGGTTTTCTGGGCTTCTTGGTGTCCGCATTGCGTGCGAGAAGTTCCCAAACTGAAAGCACTTTTCGAGCAAATGAAAGGCGAACTAGGAGTTTATTCCATTTCTCTTGACACGAACAAAACCGATTGGATAAATGCTATTGATGCGCTTGGCCTTGATTGGTACAATGTAAACGACCTAAAGGGATGGGAAAGCGAAAGCCTGCAACAGTTTGGAGTTACCTCCACCCCTTCCCTATTCCTATTGGATGAACGTTTGCGTTGGATAGGAAGAGCCAGTTCGTTTGATGGACTTTACGAACTGGTCAGAACGCAGCTGGAGGAATAAGCACTGATCGACAAACCGTGTTTTCGGCATTTTTACATTTCGTTACTTTGTCCTCGTTTTGACATTAATCGCATACCATGAGATCAACAGGATTATTTTTCGCCATCATCTGCTTTGTAGGAGTTCTGAGTGGATGTCAGGAAGAGTCTGTAATTCCTGACGGAAACAACCAACCTGACGCTTTGGACGTGGCGCTTGAAGAAGCCCTCTTGAACGCTTCGAACGGTGTTGGAAGCAGCTTTTACAAACTACCTAGCACGCTCAGCGATATTCCTCAGGACCCGAAAAATCCATTGACCGCTGCCAAAGTAGAACTAGGAAAACTGCTGTACCACGAAACTGGAATGGGCGTGCATCCGAAGAAGGAAGAAGGAAGATTTACCTACAGTTGTTCAAGCTGTCATCACGCTGATGGCGGTTTTCAGGCTTGTTTACCTCAAGGAATTTCTGAAGGTGGAATTGGATTTGGACTACATGGCGAAGGCCGCTATCCAAATTCAAATTACCCGATTGCAGAGTTGGATGTTCAACCGATCAGAACTCCTTCTGCGTTGAACATAGCCTATCAGACAAATGTGCTTTGGAACGGGCAGTTTGGAGGAACACATCTGAACGAAGGAACAGAGTCTCAGTGGCACGAGGGCTCGCCAAAGATCTGGAATCATTTAGGCTTTGAAGGGACCGAAACGCAGGCAATTGCCGGCATCAAGGTTCATCGTATGGATATGACGCCATCATTGTTCCAAAACTCAAATTACAAGCAACTTTATTACGCGGCTTTTGGTGAAATTGGCGATGACACGCTGATGAGCAATGTTTACACTGGTTTGGCCATTGCCGCCTATGAGCGAACTCTTTTACCGACCGAAGCTCCGTTTCAAAAGTGGTTGAATGGAAATTCGAATGCCTTGAGTTCGAAGGAAAAAGAAGGTGCAATCCTGTTTTTCGGCAAAGCAGAATGTGCTTCTTGCCACAATGGCCCAGCTCTTTCGTCCATGGATTTCTATGCTTTAGGAATGGATGACTTAAATGGTTCAGGCACGTATTTCACCAATTTTGTAGATGAGACCATCAATTTCGGTCGTGGCGGATTTACTGGAAATGCTGCCGATTACTACAAGTTCAAAGTGCCGCAATTGTACAACCTCGTTCAATCTAAATTCTACGGCCACGGGGCATCATTCCATTCTGTTCAAGAAGTGGTTGCTTACAAGAACAAAGCCGTTCAAGAAAACCATGAAGTTCCAATGGGACAATTGGCCTCGGAATTTCATCCTCTAAACCTGTCGACCAAGGAGATTGAAGCCATTTCAGCTTTTATCGAATATGGTCTGTACGACAGAAATCTGAAGCGCTACCAACCAACCAGCATTCCATCCGGATTTTGTTTCCCGAACAACGATTATCGTTCTGCTCAGGAAATGGGTTGTCAGTAAATCGAATCTGAACCTTAGCTTAGTTCAATTAGTTTGCCGCTAACTCTTTCGGTGCATCTGCAACTCCTTCAGGAAGTTCGCCTGAAAGTGCTTGGAGAAACGTGACAATGCTATTCACTTCCTGATCGGTAAGTTTCTTGTTCAGGTTGATTTCGGCCATAATACTTACAGCTTCCGCAAGGTCTTTTACACTTCCATCATGAAAGTAAGGACTCGTTTCGTGTATGTTTCTTAAACTCGGAACCTTGAACATGTACTTGTCCGCTTCATTTTTAGTCAATGAGAACAGACCATCATCCACCGACTTACTTCCAGTGTAGGTCCAGTAATCTTTAAACTGACCGAATTTTTGGAATGAATTTCCGCCAACCATTTCACCATTATGGCACGTGATGCATCCTGCATCTACGAATGCCTTCAATCCTTCTTTCTCCGCAATGGTCAATGCTTTTGATTCACCGTTCAAAAAATGGTCGAATCGAGAAGGTGTGACCAATGTGCGTTCAAATGCTCCAATGGCATTTCTCAGATTGGTATAGGTGATCGGTGCAGATTGCCCAGGATAAGCCTCGGCAAATAGACCTTGATAGAGTTCAATTCCTTTGAGCCGGTCAATTAGAAAAGCTTCGTTCGGAATGGCCATTTCCACAGGATTCAGAATTGGCATGCCTGCTTGTTCTTCCACGTCTTTGGCACGACCATCCCAGAACTGAGTTGAATGGAAAGCTGCGTTCAGTACTGTTGGCGAATTTCTTCCGCCCAATCCGCCATCATCGCCAGGCGAAAAAGATAGATTATCAACTCCACCGGTTTTCAAATTATGGCAAGAGTTGCAGCTTATGTTTCCTTCTTTCGACAAGCGTTTATCGAAATATAAGACCTTGCCCAGCTTCACCTTTTCCGTGGTAATGGCATTATCAGGATTCTCAGCAACTGCCGCAATCGGCCTGAATATCTTCTTTGCCTTTTCAGCGATCTGCGCGTCCAAACGCATGTGTTCCGCAAAATCAACAGCGTTATTGTTCTGCGTTTGCGATTCTGCGTGGTCTGTTCCTCCGCAACCAGCAAAAAATAAAGTTGAAGCTAGACCAGCAATGATGTAATAGGTGGATGTGATTTTCATTCAATGATTTTTATCAGTTCAAATGTATAGCGCGCTCAAATCTAATCGTGTGACAGTTATCACTTGAGTGCTGCTAATTTGCACAACAATCCAAACCGAGCAATGTTTAGTTTTGGACTAAAGAGTTGATATGCGCAAGAAAGACAAGAGATTTGACCTGGAAGGTGAGATCATTACGCTGATTTTTGAAGACAACAAAAACACGGTTCACTTTGATTATCACGTGGACATTGATGATGTGGATTACAGCATTATGCTGGATCTGTACACACGAAATGCACGAAATGGAGCTGTATTTCTTTTGCATCAGACTCGCGGAACAAGTTCT
Proteins encoded in this window:
- a CDS encoding cytochrome-c peroxidase — encoded protein: MRSTGLFFAIICFVGVLSGCQEESVIPDGNNQPDALDVALEEALLNASNGVGSSFYKLPSTLSDIPQDPKNPLTAAKVELGKLLYHETGMGVHPKKEEGRFTYSCSSCHHADGGFQACLPQGISEGGIGFGLHGEGRYPNSNYPIAELDVQPIRTPSALNIAYQTNVLWNGQFGGTHLNEGTESQWHEGSPKIWNHLGFEGTETQAIAGIKVHRMDMTPSLFQNSNYKQLYYAAFGEIGDDTLMSNVYTGLAIAAYERTLLPTEAPFQKWLNGNSNALSSKEKEGAILFFGKAECASCHNGPALSSMDFYALGMDDLNGSGTYFTNFVDETINFGRGGFTGNAADYYKFKVPQLYNLVQSKFYGHGASFHSVQEVVAYKNKAVQENHEVPMGQLASEFHPLNLSTKEIEAISAFIEYGLYDRNLKRYQPTSIPSGFCFPNNDYRSAQEMGCQ
- a CDS encoding DUF1398 domain-containing protein, which translates into the protein MFTLEQIELAHSKVKSGAEFPKYIEEIKKIGVAAFETWVFDSHTNYFGLNDFQTKSKPKYDNLTIASNSDKDKFSQYLKIHQRGETDYFTFCNHCAETGIEKWIVDLDKMTCIYYDKAEKEILIEKVPSL
- a CDS encoding TlpA family protein disulfide reductase → MRILLAFFCSVLTITTSAQNRLKLVMDTKPVGSVIRISKYLGDMEIPLDSVRYRGEGEIDFIYDNRYSDGVYVVEISSLESFQFVLVAHENIVAHIYESGSGMAFKPDGSKENDAFNIMMNLSEVYSKSMDTLSMATNYLSNFAPRHQALSDSLNDVYHRIAEAYNNSLGLLSNLFPNSYAASVLAPLDKIPLRSQKREWEQKFDNDAAFGHVHYFNHIDFSDERIITNPFLPNKVLDYLYNYTERSETGLQAAIDKLLSFPNLHPKVQAFMIDLLIDFFTDKEALEYVDYLNRNYLGSCDLPLSAQTLEKIEKAVKFKPGDQLPELKMPDQTAHLVPLSAMNSKLNVVVFWASWCPHCVREVPKLKALFEQMKGELGVYSISLDTNKTDWINAIDALGLDWYNVNDLKGWESESLQQFGVTSTPSLFLLDERLRWIGRASSFDGLYELVRTQLEE
- a CDS encoding 1-acyl-sn-glycerol-3-phosphate acyltransferase — its product is MGVILIAIRSLVFVLFTLLCTVVALVGSIFGGHQWALGTQRFWSVAMLRVFGVKTVLHGNKPDVGLMMSNHQSYIDIWLIPKYAITVFVAKAEVKKMPLVGWGASAVNTVYVDRSSKESRQKTKNEISERIRKGRSVIIFPEGTTGDGNGLLPLKPGMFFNASEEGFPIIPVAIFYENPALAWVGDDNMGAHFFRNFSRWSTKAHIAFGEPMIGADGEELMERYQLWMLKTLEGLRKEHRS
- a CDS encoding EamA/RhaT family transporter; the encoded protein is MIPLALSILSSSVLLVIFKYFQKFGVNTFQAITVNYVVAASLGYMMTPEHFSMAELTHKPWALSAVLIGSVFIGMFYIMALSSQKVGIAVSSVANKMSLVIPVVAGFILYNETMGALKITGIVLAVIAVVMVTFTKTKLEVESKYLVLPFIIFLGSGFLDTIFKYVQTTQLATGEIEIFSASLFLMSAIVGSSILIAKRVFKGSVLETKSIIAGFALGVPNYFSIHFLLNALNLPNLESTVVFPINNTGIVLLSTLLAILLFHEKLSKLNWAGVALAVASISLIAIV
- a CDS encoding OmpH family outer membrane protein produces the protein MKNLALAVVLILGLFGISANLENDTKIGYVYMDLVLSKMPEAVEMNKILEKYSAEKAAKLSKSSAIVEGKIEEMSKKEKAGELTEAGRIIAENEIANLKMGLEKQTTINEQELYEKRVQLLTPIAKKLEASMDKVAAKLGYKYVLNSSDGTGNSIVIVAPEADDLTQEVMEDLEIRLD
- a CDS encoding cytochrome-c peroxidase → MRLDAQIAEKAKKIFRPIAAVAENPDNAITTEKVKLGKVLYFDKRLSKEGNISCNSCHNLKTGGVDNLSFSPGDDGGLGGRNSPTVLNAAFHSTQFWDGRAKDVEEQAGMPILNPVEMAIPNEAFLIDRLKGIELYQGLFAEAYPGQSAPITYTNLRNAIGAFERTLVTPSRFDHFLNGESKALTIAEKEGLKAFVDAGCITCHNGEMVGGNSFQKFGQFKDYWTYTGSKSVDDGLFSLTKNEADKYMFKVPSLRNIHETSPYFHDGSVKDLAEAVSIMAEINLNKKLTDQEVNSIVTFLQALSGELPEGVADAPKELAAN
- the ribD gene encoding bifunctional diaminohydroxyphosphoribosylaminopyrimidine deaminase/5-amino-6-(5-phosphoribosylamino)uracil reductase RibD, with product MLRCIELAQLGAGSVAPNPMVGCVIVHNGSIIGEGYHRKIGEAHAEVNAINAVADASLLPQATLYVSLEPCAHFGKTPPCANLIIEKKIKRVVIACLDPFAQVNGAGIKRLMDAGVDVRLGVCEREALELNRRFITFHRKKRPYIILKWAETSNGSVDDLRTDSSETPLKITCEAANILVHKWRSEEAAIMVGAKTIKQDNPSLTTRKYAGKNPIRIVLDSKFGIPENAQVLDGVAETLVFTESQTGFESNNHEFVTVADTRNLESVLTELHNRNIQSVIVEGGPTLHRSFYEAGLWDEIRRFVAPISVSQGVKALQVSEFAEEELVVGDDRLLIYRNR